In the Paralichthys olivaceus isolate ysfri-2021 chromosome 17, ASM2471397v2, whole genome shotgun sequence genome, one interval contains:
- the lmbr1 gene encoding limb region 1 protein homolog isoform X2: MTMRTKMLWSTGYRLWNLVSLFSNLCLFVLMPFAYFFLESEGFAGSKKGIKARILETFVMLFLLALLILGIVWVASALIDNDAASMESLYDLWEFYLPYLYSCISLMGGMLLLMCTPVGLSRMFTVMGQLLVKPTILEDLDEQIYCIHLQEEALQRRLNGSSSYTYTRGSFTHQLNKELENVRNQRNKLERRKKASGWEKNLLYPIVMLILLAGTTISVIMVALNILYLLVDETAMPKGSTDRGIGNTSLSTFGVAQAVLEIILIFYLMVSSVVGFYSLRVFEGLTPRKDDTTMTTIIGCCVSILVLSSALPVMSRTLGITRFDLLGDFGRFNWLGNFYIVLSYNLLFAVVTTLCLVRKFTSAVREELLKALGLDKLQLSNSPTDPESGKLSANGHQKTL, encoded by the exons GTCTGTGGAATCTGGTGTCACTGTTCTCCAACCTCTGCCTCTTCGTCCTGATGCCATTCGCTTATTTCTTCCTGGAGTCTGAGGGATTTGCAGGATCGAAAAAG GGCATCAAGGCACGTATTCTTGAGACCTTTGTGATGCTCTTCCTGCTGGCTTTACTCATCCTGGGTATAGTGTGGGTGGCATCGGCACTCATTGACAATGATGCAGCCAGTATGGAGTCACTCTATG ATCTTTGGGAATTCTACCTTCCATACCTGTACTCCTGCATATCTCTAATGGGAGGAATGCTTTTACTCA TGTGCACTCCAGTGGGATTGTCCAGGATGTTCACAGTCATGGGCCAGTTACTAGTAAAGCCAACA ATCCTGGAGGACCTGGATGAGCAGATTTACTGCATCCATTTGCAGGAGGAAGCCCTTCAGAGGAGATTAAACG gATCGTCCTCATACACTTACACCCGAGGAAGCTTTACTCATCAGCTCAACAAAGAATTGGAAAATGTCCGAAATCAAAGGAATAAATTGG agagaagaaagaaagcatCAGGTTGGGAGAAGAACTTGTTGTATCCCATAGTGATGCTGATCCTGCTCGCAGGAACG acaATCTCAGTTATTATGGTGGCGCTGAACATCCTCTACCTTCTAGTGGATGAGACTGCCATGCCCAAGGGATCCACA GACCGAGGCATCGGGAACACCTCTCTATCCACGTTCGGTGTGGCTCAGGCGGTGCTGGAAATCATCCTTATCTT CTACTTGATGGTGTCTTCTGTGGTTGGCTTCTATAGCCTGCGGGTCTTTGAGGGACTCACTCCCAGGAAGGATGACACAACCATGACAACG ATCATTGGTTGCTGTGTGTCAATCTTGGTCCTGAGTTCAGCCCTGCCAGTGATGTCCAGGACTCtag GTATCACCAGGTTTGACCTCTTGGGAGACTTTGGAAGATTTAACTGGCTGGGAAACTTTTACATCGTCCTTTCTTACAACCTGTTGTTTGCAGTTGTGACAACACTTTGTCTGGTGAGGAAATTCACCTCAGCAGTACGGGAAGAGCTTCTGAAGGCTTTAG GTTTGGATAAATTGCAACTGTCAAACAGCCCCACAGACCCTGAATCTGGGAAGCTCTCGGCCAACGGGCATCAGAAAACTCTGTGA